The nucleotide window CCTCGGAGCGGTGCCGTGCGGCCGATGCGGCCGCTTCGGTCTCGATGGCGGTTCGGAACACGACCAGCTCGCCGCGTTCGGCATCGCTGCGTGCGGTGAGCCACGTATCGTCGCCCTGCTCGGCCGGAGGAGTCAGTGCGTAGCTGCCCGATCCTGTGCGCGTACGCACGTACCCGAGGGTCTTGAGGCGCTGCAGCGCCTCGCGGACGGCGGCCCGGCTCGCGCCGAACTCCGCGGAGAGCTTCGCCTCGCTCGGCAACCGCTCCCCGGGCGCGATGTCCCCGTCGACGATGCGATCGGAGAGCGCTCGGGCGATCTGCTCGCCGCGGGAGAGGGGCACCGTCCTCACCCGCCGATCGTGACGCGTTCCGTGACCCAAGCCCGGGCCTGATCGCTGAAGGTGAACCCGAGACCCGGTCGATCCGGGACGATCATCCGGCCGTCGCGGGTCTCGAGCCGCTCGTTGAAGAGCGGGTCGAGCCAGTCGAAGTGCTCGACCCAGGGTTCCCGCGGGTAGCACGCCGCGAGGTGCAGATGGATCTCCATCGCGAAATGCGGGGCGAGGTCGAGATCGGCTCGGTCGGCAAGGGTCAGCAGGCGCATGAACTGGGTGATCCCGCCGACTCTGGGTGCGTCGGGCTGGATGACGTCGCAGGATCGGGCTTCGATGAGGCGCTCGTGTTCGGCGACCGATGCGAGCATCTCACCGGTGGCGATCGGGGTGTCGAGTGCGCGGGCCAGGTCGGCGTGACCCTCGGCGTCGTATGCGTCGAGGGGCTCTTCGATCCACACGAGGCCGAGTTCTTCGAGCCGCCGGCCCATTCGGAGCGCCGTCGTGCGGTCCCACTGCTGGTTGGCATCGACCATGAGCGGCACGTCGTCTCCGATGTGCTCGCGCACGGCGTGCACGCGACGCAGGTCTTCGGAGGTGTCGGGCAGGCCCACCTTCATCTTGATGCCGCCGATGCCGTCCTCGAGAGATCGGCGCGCGCGATCCTTCACCTCTTCGATCGAGGCGTTCAGGAAGCCGCCCGAGGTGTTGTACGTGCGCACGGAGTCGCGATGGGCGCCGAGCAGTTTCGAGAGCGGAAGGCCCGCACGCTTGGCCTTGAGGTCGTAGAGCGCGATGTCGATCGCGGCGAGCGCCTGCGTGGCGACGCCGGATCGCCCGACCGAAGCGCCGGCCCAGAGCAGCTTCACATAGAGCTTCTGGATGTCGTTCGGGTCTTCGCCGATGGCCGCATCGGCGATCTCTTTGGCGTGCGCATACTGGGCGGGGCCGCCGCCGCGTTTCGAGTAGCTGAAACCGTGACCGGCGAATCCCTGTTCCGTGGTGATCTCGGCGAGCAGGAAGGCGACCTCCGTCATCGGCTTCTGGCGTCCGGTGAACACTTTGGCGTCCGAGATCGGCACGTGGAGCGGCAGGCGCAGGGTCGAGAGCACGATCGATCGGATGGCGTCCGGGGTGTAGGTCATGGGGTCTCCTCCTCGAGAACACCCAGACGCTATCAGACAGCTTCGGAATCTGTTCTACAGGGCGTCCGAACGGGCGGCGACCAGCTCGAGGGCCCTGCGGAGTGCCGGACTCGCATTGGTCCGACTCCACACCGCGTGGAGCTCGACCGGGTCGCGGGCCAGGCCGCCGAGGGGGAGGAGCTCGACGCCGTGGACCCCCATGGCGATGGCGGACTCCGGCACGAACGAGATCCCGCGCCGGGCTGCGACGAGCGCCAGGATCGTCGCGATCTGGCTGACCGTGTGGGCGGTGCGGTCGTGGTCGAGGGGGAGGATGCGGACGGCGAGGTCGTGGAAGTACCGGGCCTTCGTCGCCGAGGGCATGATGAACGGTTCGCGGCCGAGCTGTTCGACGGTGGGCGGGTGCGGGGAGTCCGTGAACGGATGGCCGCTCGGAACGGCCAGCATGAGGGTCTCGGTGAAGAGGAGGCGCGAGTCGAATCGCTCGAGGTCGAACGGCGGTCTGGCGATGCCGAGATCGAGCGTGCCGTCGGCGAGGCCTTCCATCTGCCGGGAGGTCACGAGCTCTTCGAGTTCGACGCGCACGCGCGGCAGTTCATCGTCGAGGAGCGTGACGAGGGGGCCGAGGACGTTGTGGGCGGATGCTGCGGTGAAGCCGATGCGGAGCACGCCACTGGAGCCGGCGGCCACCTCTCGGACGACGACCGGGGCGCGTTCGGCGGTGGCGAGGATCGTGCGGGCTTCGCGGAGGAAGGCATACCCGGCCGGGGTGACCTCGACCCGCCGGTTGTCGCGCTCGAGCAGGACGACGCCCAGGATCTCCTCGAGCCGTCGGATCTGCCGGCTGAGCGGCGGCTGGGTCATCCGCAGGCGTTCGGCGGCGCGACCGAAGTGGAGCTCCTCGGCGACGGCGACGAAGCAGCGCAGTTGATCGATGGTGAACACGATGCGCTGAAGGTATCACGCCATATGAAATCTAGGCTTGACCTGAATCCATCGCCTCCCTACTTTTGGGGGGCACAGCATTGCGGAGCGCACCGACCCCCGCCCGTAGGCGACGAAGCCTGCGCCGAAAGGATTCGACATGAAGATCAAAGCTCTCGCCGTCCTCGGACTCGCCGCCGTCAGCGCAGTCGTGCTCACCGGGTGCGGCGGCAACGTGGGCGCCGCGGCCGGAAGCAGCGACGACGCAGCCTTCCCCACCCGCGACATCACCCTCACCGTCGGCCAGGACGCCGGTGGGTCGACGGACCTCATCGCCAGAGCCGTTGCGGCCGGGATGGAGGAGGAACTCGGCGTCGCCGTCCCCGTCGTGAACAAGGCCGGCGCCAACGGCGCGGTGGCCACGGCCGAAGTCGCCGGCATGGATCCCGACGGCTACAACCTCGTCCTGCTGAACGCATCGCTCATCACGATCACCAACCTCACGCTCGGCGAGGCCGAGCAGGTCGAACTCGACGATCTCACGGTGCTCAAGGGTCTCTCGCAGGATGACTACGTGCTGGTCGCCAGCAAGGCCTCCGGGATCGAGAGCTTCGACGATCTGACGGTGGTCGACAAGCTCAGCTACGGCACCACGGGTGTCGGTACCGGTTCGCAGCTCGCACAGGCGATCCTGTTCGGCGAGGCCGGGGTCGCCGGCACGGACGTCCCCTTCGATTCGGGTTCGCCGGCGCTGACGGCGGTCATGGGCGACCAGGTGCAGGTCGCGACGATCCAGCTCGGCGAGGCCAAGCCGCAGATCGATGCGGGTACGGTCACACCGCTCGTCGTCTTCTCGGCGGAGCGCAACCCGTTCCTCGAGGATGTGCCGACGGCGACGGAGCTCGGATACGACGTCCCCGTCTCGCAGTTCCGTGCGGTCGCGGCCCCGGCCGGGCTGCCGCAGGACATCGAGGACGCGCTGGTCGCCGCGATCGACGCAGCACTCGCGAGCAAGGAGTACCAGGCGTTCAACGAGAACAACCTGCTCACCCCGCACGAGATCTCGGGCGATGACGTCGTCGCCGAATGGAACGGTCTGCTCGAGAAGTACGCTGGACTCGTCGAGGACAACGGCATCTCGCTGACCGACTGACCGCACCGTGGGGTGCACGGCCGCCGAGCCCGCCGTGCCCCCACGGCCATGAGCCGACGAAGGAGCTGGCACATGACGAGCCCGGGCCTGGGCGCAGTGCCGCCTGCAGCCGACACCACGCCGGTGCCGATCGACGAGTCTGCGGAACCGGCGGGGCCGCTCAACAATCTCATCGCAGCCGGTGCGACGGCCGCCCTCGGCGTCTACGGCTTCGTGAGCTCGTTCGCCTTCGGCATCGGCACCCCGCAGTCGCCCGGCCCCGGCCTCTGGCCGATGCTGATCAGCGCGGCGGTCGTCGTCCTCTCCCTCGCGCAGATCATCGTCGGCCGCCGCGGCGGCGGGGGAGAGGTCTTCGTTCGGGGATCCTGGATGGCAGCGGCGGGCCTGGCCACCCTGATCGCCTACGTCGCAGTGCTCCCGTTCATCGGCTTCGAGATCCCGACGCTCCTGCTCACGGCGGTATGGATGCGTTTCCTCGGCCATGAGACGTGGCTCGCCACGGCGATCACCGCGGTGAGCGTCGTCGTGGTCTTTTACCTGGTTTTCGTCGTCGCCTTGTCGACGGCCGTTCCCCACTTGTTCTGACGGAGGCCCGACCGCATGGACATCCAGCCGGTGCTCGACGGGTTCGCCACCGTATTCGAGCCCATGAACCTGCTCTACTGCCTGATCGGCGTCGTCGTCGGCATGTTCGTCGGCGTCCTCCCCGGGCTCGGCCCTGCGGCGACGATCGCGATCCTGTTGCCGATCACCTTCGGCATCGAACCGGTCACGGCCATCATCATGCTCGCCGGGATCTTCTACGGTGCGCAATACGGCGGCACGATCACCTCCGTCCTCCTCCGCCTTCCCGGGGAGGCGAGTTCGGTGGTCACCGTGTTCGACGGCTATGCCCTCGCGAAACGCGGGAAGGCGGGCACCGCACTCGGTATCGCGGCGATCGGCTCGTTCATCGGCGGCACCGTCGCGATCATCGGGCTCACCTTCCTCGCTCCGCTCGTCGCGGGCTGGGCGCTCGAATTCGGCCCGGCCGAGTACGCCGGGCTCGCGCTGCTCGGCATCCTGCTCGTCGCCACCATCTCATCCGGATCGAAGCTGAAGGCGGTCATCGCCGCGACGGTCGGCCTCCTGCTCGCGACGATCGGCCGCGATCCGTTCACCGGCACCGGGCGGTTCACCTTCGACAACCTGCAACTCGTCGACGGCATCGACTTCGTTCCGATCGCCATGGGGCTCTTCGGTCTCGGAGAGATCCTGTACGGCCTCGAAGAACGCCACCGTGCACAGGCCCTCACCCCGGCCAAGATGACCAGCGTCTGGCCGAGCCGTTCCGACCTCGCACGGTCGACCGGCGCATTCGGCAGGGGTTCCGTCCTCGGTTTCCTGCTCGGCCTGCTCCCGGGCGGCGGGGCGACGATCGCCTCGATGGCGGGGTACGCCGTCGAGAAGAAGGTGTCGAAGAAGCCGGAACTGTTCGGCCACGGCGCGATCCAGGGCGTCGCCGGGCCGGAGACCGCCAACAATGCGGCGGCGACCAGCTCGTTCATTCCGCTCCTCACGCTCGGCATCCCGGCGAACGCGACGATGGCGATCATGTTCGGCGCGTTGCTCATCCAGGGCATCACTCCTGGCCCGCAACTGGTCAGCGATCACCCCGACCTGTTCTGGGGCGTCGTCAACTCGATGTACCTCGGCAACGTGCTGTTGCTGTTGATGTCGCTGCCGCTGGTCGGGGTCTTCGTCCGGGTGCTGAGCGTTCGCGCGGCGATCCTGGCACCCATCACGGCGCTGATCACGCTGATCGGCGCCTACACGATCCGGAACTCCGTCTTCGACGTCGGCCTGGTCGTCGCGTTCGGCGCGATCGGCTACCTGATGAAGAAGACCGGCTTCGAACCCGGTCCGCTCGTACTCGCCTTCGTCCTCGGGGCGCTGCTCGAGGACAACGTCCGTCGTGCCCTGCTCATCTTCGACGGCAACCTCGGCGGGTTCTTCACCCGGCCCATCTCGGGTGTGCTGATCGGTCTGGTGATCGTCGTGATCGTGCTGCCCATCATCCGATCGGCGATCAAGAAGTCGCAGGGCGCCAAGGAGCTCGTGGAGTCCGGCAGCCGCCGCTGATCGCGATGCGGCGTCTCGGCGGCATAGGGGGCGGGACCGAGCTCGGACGTACCACCTGCCGTGAGGGAGGATCGTGCGGCCGCGAGAGCGTCCTGCAATCGCTGATGCACCTGGCGGAGTTCTCGGCCCCAGGCGATGAGCCGGTGCGTTTCGCGCTCAGTCACGGGAGCGCGAAGGAGTGGATGAGGCCATCATCGTTCCTTCTGGTTCGACGCCTCCATGCCTGGCACGGCCTGCCACCGACACGCGACGCTGACACGCACTCTACCGGCTGCCCTATTGGGGTGAGTAACGGGGCTTGAACCCGCGACCTCCTGGACCACAACCAGGCGCTCTACCAACTGAGCTATACCCACCATGTGCCCCAGCACAGCGGCCGGGGCAACCGCTCTAGGTTACTACAGTTCCGAGGGGTCCGCGTTCACGCCTGGGCGGCGCCGGCGGCGTCCTCGGCGACGATCTCGGCGGCGATCGCCTGCAGGTCCTGCGTGGTCGGGCCGGGCTCGGCGACGAAAACCGCGCGACGGTAGTAGCGCAGTTCGCGGATCGATTCGAGGATGTCGGCGAGGGCGCGGTGGCCGCCGTTCTTGGCGGGCGCGTTGAAGTAGACGCGGGGGAACCAGCGCCGGGCGAGCTCCTTGATGGAGGAAACGTCGACGCTCCGGTAGTGCAGGTGGGCGTCGAGGCGCGGCATGAACTTCGCGATGAACGCGCGGTCGGTGCCGATCGTGTTGCCGGCGAGGGGCGCTTTCTGCTCCTCGGGGATGTGCTTCAGCACGTACTCGAGCACCTGGTACTCGGCGTCGGCGACGCTCACGCCGCCCGGGATCTCCTCGAGCAGCCCCGAGGTCAGGTGCATCTCGCGCACGAAGTCGCTCATCGTCTCGAGGGAGGAGGGATCGGGCCGGATGACGATGTCGATGCCCTCGTCGACGGGGTTCAGTTCGTAGTCGGTGATGACGACG belongs to Agromyces archimandritae and includes:
- a CDS encoding tripartite tricarboxylate transporter permease: MDIQPVLDGFATVFEPMNLLYCLIGVVVGMFVGVLPGLGPAATIAILLPITFGIEPVTAIIMLAGIFYGAQYGGTITSVLLRLPGEASSVVTVFDGYALAKRGKAGTALGIAAIGSFIGGTVAIIGLTFLAPLVAGWALEFGPAEYAGLALLGILLVATISSGSKLKAVIAATVGLLLATIGRDPFTGTGRFTFDNLQLVDGIDFVPIAMGLFGLGEILYGLEERHRAQALTPAKMTSVWPSRSDLARSTGAFGRGSVLGFLLGLLPGGGATIASMAGYAVEKKVSKKPELFGHGAIQGVAGPETANNAAATSSFIPLLTLGIPANATMAIMFGALLIQGITPGPQLVSDHPDLFWGVVNSMYLGNVLLLLMSLPLVGVFVRVLSVRAAILAPITALITLIGAYTIRNSVFDVGLVVAFGAIGYLMKKTGFEPGPLVLAFVLGALLEDNVRRALLIFDGNLGGFFTRPISGVLIGLVIVVIVLPIIRSAIKKSQGAKELVESGSRR
- the orn gene encoding oligoribonuclease, which codes for MSSTSDRLVWIDCEMTGLDLEVDELVEIAVVITDYELNPVDEGIDIVIRPDPSSLETMSDFVREMHLTSGLLEEIPGGVSVADAEYQVLEYVLKHIPEEQKAPLAGNTIGTDRAFIAKFMPRLDAHLHYRSVDVSSIKELARRWFPRVYFNAPAKNGGHRALADILESIRELRYYRRAVFVAEPGPTTQDLQAIAAEIVAEDAAGAAQA
- a CDS encoding Bug family tripartite tricarboxylate transporter substrate binding protein; translation: MKIKALAVLGLAAVSAVVLTGCGGNVGAAAGSSDDAAFPTRDITLTVGQDAGGSTDLIARAVAAGMEEELGVAVPVVNKAGANGAVATAEVAGMDPDGYNLVLLNASLITITNLTLGEAEQVELDDLTVLKGLSQDDYVLVASKASGIESFDDLTVVDKLSYGTTGVGTGSQLAQAILFGEAGVAGTDVPFDSGSPALTAVMGDQVQVATIQLGEAKPQIDAGTVTPLVVFSAERNPFLEDVPTATELGYDVPVSQFRAVAAPAGLPQDIEDALVAAIDAALASKEYQAFNENNLLTPHEISGDDVVAEWNGLLEKYAGLVEDNGISLTD
- a CDS encoding L-talarate/galactarate dehydratase gives rise to the protein MTYTPDAIRSIVLSTLRLPLHVPISDAKVFTGRQKPMTEVAFLLAEITTEQGFAGHGFSYSKRGGGPAQYAHAKEIADAAIGEDPNDIQKLYVKLLWAGASVGRSGVATQALAAIDIALYDLKAKRAGLPLSKLLGAHRDSVRTYNTSGGFLNASIEEVKDRARRSLEDGIGGIKMKVGLPDTSEDLRRVHAVREHIGDDVPLMVDANQQWDRTTALRMGRRLEELGLVWIEEPLDAYDAEGHADLARALDTPIATGEMLASVAEHERLIEARSCDVIQPDAPRVGGITQFMRLLTLADRADLDLAPHFAMEIHLHLAACYPREPWVEHFDWLDPLFNERLETRDGRMIVPDRPGLGFTFSDQARAWVTERVTIGG
- a CDS encoding tripartite tricarboxylate transporter TctB family protein, with amino-acid sequence MTSPGLGAVPPAADTTPVPIDESAEPAGPLNNLIAAGATAALGVYGFVSSFAFGIGTPQSPGPGLWPMLISAAVVVLSLAQIIVGRRGGGGEVFVRGSWMAAAGLATLIAYVAVLPFIGFEIPTLLLTAVWMRFLGHETWLATAITAVSVVVVFYLVFVVALSTAVPHLF
- a CDS encoding LysR family transcriptional regulator; this encodes MFTIDQLRCFVAVAEELHFGRAAERLRMTQPPLSRQIRRLEEILGVVLLERDNRRVEVTPAGYAFLREARTILATAERAPVVVREVAAGSSGVLRIGFTAASAHNVLGPLVTLLDDELPRVRVELEELVTSRQMEGLADGTLDLGIARPPFDLERFDSRLLFTETLMLAVPSGHPFTDSPHPPTVEQLGREPFIMPSATKARYFHDLAVRILPLDHDRTAHTVSQIATILALVAARRGISFVPESAIAMGVHGVELLPLGGLARDPVELHAVWSRTNASPALRRALELVAARSDAL